A single genomic interval of Deltaproteobacteria bacterium harbors:
- a CDS encoding SLC13 family permease, producing MTSQMILTMLVLAFAIVLFIFEWVRVDVVGIIMMVLLPLIGLISPKEAFVGLSSNAVVSIIAVIIIGAGLDKTGVMNQVAGPIIKLAGRSEKRIIALISGAVGLISSMMQNIGAAALFLPVSQRIAKRLETPVSRILMPMGFCAIIGGTITLVGSSPTILLNDLMVLGGEKLEPFSLFTQTPIGICLLASAIFYFTFFGKFVLPAAGGEADKGVTASLMEEYRALGTLFELHVPKDFKDAKTLEELNIRTKFLVTVVAISFSSKREKSLVPRSHNRISAGDDLAVVGREENIRRLAKEYGWQVKESLEVFAEALSRTNAGMAETVVSPRSELVGKSMSEIHFKDLYGVNPVALSKGRKIFYSGLTRIRLQMGDTLLLQGPWERFHILKNRPQPRALTFATPLEGEIMRPHKAKLAVAWFAIALFQIIFFKVQLSVALMSGALGMIITGVLSIDEAYRSVDWMTVFLLAGLIPLGIAFEKSGTAAFIAHNVLELIGHPTPIVLLAVVGIMTSFFTLVISNVGATVLLVPLCMNMTVMAGGDPRMAALVVGLSASNTFVLPTHQVNALVMRPGGYRTVDYAKAGFVMTVIFLTVELSVLYFFYGIQ from the coding sequence ATGACATCTCAAATGATATTGACGATGCTTGTTCTTGCTTTTGCTATTGTTCTCTTTATATTCGAATGGGTCAGAGTAGACGTTGTGGGAATCATCATGATGGTGTTGCTCCCTCTCATCGGCCTCATCTCACCCAAAGAGGCGTTTGTCGGTCTGAGCAGTAATGCGGTCGTTTCCATCATTGCCGTCATTATTATCGGAGCGGGGCTGGACAAGACGGGCGTTATGAACCAGGTGGCCGGACCTATTATAAAACTGGCGGGTCGCAGTGAGAAACGGATTATCGCCTTGATCTCCGGAGCCGTGGGATTGATCTCCAGCATGATGCAAAATATAGGCGCAGCCGCCCTCTTCCTGCCTGTGTCCCAGCGTATTGCAAAAAGATTGGAGACTCCCGTATCCCGAATTCTTATGCCTATGGGCTTCTGTGCAATCATCGGAGGGACCATTACCCTGGTGGGATCCAGTCCTACCATTCTGTTGAACGACCTCATGGTCCTGGGCGGAGAAAAACTGGAACCCTTCTCCCTGTTTACCCAAACGCCGATTGGTATATGCCTTCTGGCAAGTGCAATTTTCTATTTCACGTTTTTTGGGAAATTTGTTTTACCCGCTGCGGGCGGTGAAGCGGATAAAGGAGTCACGGCTTCCCTCATGGAAGAGTATCGGGCGCTGGGGACCCTTTTTGAACTGCACGTTCCAAAAGACTTCAAAGATGCAAAGACGTTGGAAGAGCTGAATATCCGGACCAAGTTTTTGGTCACTGTTGTCGCCATCAGCTTTTCTTCAAAAAGAGAAAAGAGCCTTGTCCCGCGAAGCCACAACAGAATCTCCGCCGGCGACGATCTTGCCGTGGTTGGAAGAGAAGAGAATATCAGAAGACTTGCCAAGGAATACGGATGGCAGGTCAAGGAAAGTCTGGAGGTTTTTGCCGAAGCCCTTTCCAGAACCAATGCCGGAATGGCGGAAACCGTCGTTTCTCCCCGCTCCGAACTCGTTGGAAAATCGATGAGCGAAATTCATTTCAAAGATCTCTATGGGGTCAACCCCGTCGCCTTGTCCAAGGGTCGCAAGATCTTTTACAGCGGACTGACCAGGATTCGACTCCAGATGGGTGACACCCTGTTGCTGCAAGGTCCTTGGGAGAGGTTCCACATTTTGAAGAACCGCCCGCAGCCGAGAGCGCTCACCTTTGCCACTCCTCTCGAGGGCGAAATTATGCGGCCCCATAAAGCCAAGCTGGCCGTAGCCTGGTTCGCGATAGCCCTGTTTCAGATTATCTTCTTTAAGGTTCAGCTTTCCGTCGCCCTCATGTCCGGGGCATTGGGAATGATTATCACGGGCGTCCTTTCCATTGACGAAGCCTACCGCTCCGTGGACTGGATGACCGTCTTTTTGCTGGCCGGACTGATACCTCTTGGAATCGCCTTTGAGAAATCAGGTACGGCGGCTTTCATCGCTCATAATGTCCTGGAGTTGATCGGTCATCCCACGCCCATCGTGCTTCTCGCCGTTGTGGGCATTATGACGTCCTTTTTCACTTTGGTGATTTCCAATGTGGGAGCGACGGTCCTGCTGGTTCCCCTCTGTATGAACATGACGGTCATGGCCGGAGGAGATCCCCGTATGGCCGCCCTGGTCGTCGGGCTGTCCGCTTCCAACACCTTCGTTCTGCCTACTCATCAGGTCAACGCCCTGGTCATGAGGCCCGGAGGGTATCGGACCGTGGATTATGCAAAAGCCGGCTTCGTTATGACGGTGATCTTTCTGACAGTGGAACTCAGCGTCCTGTACTTTTTCTACGGGATTCAATAA
- a CDS encoding universal stress protein, protein MKKVLLAIGGIAPSKKVFSYAVELCERIRAELDILQIIRPKQYREYLKRVRQGSHHAKGYIERTMTAAAFAEAGEHELAKEIEAQALESFRSLLPESERAGVPCHLTMKSGHPDEEVLNYTKEHRDVVLTIYDLPKEEENDRSLGSSKKRLLREIKDHIPTPLVMMRG, encoded by the coding sequence ATGAAAAAAGTCCTCCTGGCCATCGGCGGGATCGCCCCCAGCAAGAAAGTCTTCAGCTATGCGGTGGAACTCTGCGAACGCATACGAGCGGAGCTGGACATCCTACAAATCATCAGGCCGAAACAGTATCGCGAATATCTGAAAAGGGTCCGGCAAGGATCCCACCATGCCAAGGGATACATTGAAAGAACCATGACGGCGGCCGCCTTTGCTGAGGCCGGTGAACATGAACTGGCTAAAGAAATTGAAGCCCAGGCACTGGAAAGCTTCCGCTCCCTGCTGCCGGAGTCGGAAAGGGCCGGAGTTCCTTGTCATTTGACCATGAAGTCGGGACACCCCGATGAAGAAGTCCTGAATTACACCAAGGAGCATCGGGATGTCGTACTCACGATCTATGACCTTCCCAAGGAGGAGGAAAACGACCGCTCTCTGGGGAGTAGCAAGAAACGGCTGTTAAGAGAAATCAAAGACCACATACCCACTCCCCTTGTGATGATGAGGGGTTGA